One segment of Vibrio gazogenes DNA contains the following:
- a CDS encoding DUF1289 domain-containing protein — protein MEQLEFFDIPSPCIRVCEVDEKGYCRGCMRNRDERLRWLKMSSAEKIHVIQLCRMRYRRKMAKKHAAGHLDKHNSESPQRDLFE, from the coding sequence GAATTTTTTGATATTCCCAGCCCTTGTATCCGTGTGTGTGAAGTGGATGAAAAAGGTTATTGTCGGGGCTGTATGAGAAACAGAGACGAACGTCTTCGTTGGTTGAAGATGAGTTCGGCTGAGAAGATCCATGTCATTCAATTATGCAGAATGCGTTATCGCCGTAAAATGGCTAAAAAACATGCCGCTGGCCATTTGGACAAACACAACTCAGAAAGTCCGCAGCGCGATCTATTCGAATGA